The sequence GTCATCGTCGCGTTCGGCCGTTGGCGCGGGCTGGCCGCGCTGGGCGGCCTGGTCGCGAGCTTCGCGATCCTGCTCGGTTTCGTGCTGCCCGGGATCGGCGCCGGCCAGCCGCCGCTGCTGGTGGCGATCGTCGGGTCCGCGCTGATCATGTTCGTGGTGCTCTACCTGACCCACGGGATCACCGCGCAGACCTCGGTGGCGGTGCTCGGCACGCTGGGCAGCCTGGTGCTGACCGGGCTGCTCGGCGCTCTCGCCATCGCGGCCACCCACCTGACCGGCTTCGGCGACGAGGACGCCACCACGCTGTCGATGTTCCAGCGCGACGTCGACCTGCACGGGCTGCTCCTGGCGGGCATCATCATCGGCTCGCTCGGCGTACTGGACGACGTCACCGTCACCCAGGCGGCCACGGTCACCGAGCTGGCGTACGCGAACCCGGGGCTGTCCCGGCTCCAGCTCTACCGGGCGGCCACCCGGGTGGGCCGGGCGCACATCGCCTCCACGGTCAACACCATCGTGCTGGCGTACGCGGGCGCGTCCCTGCCGCTGCTACTCCTGCTCGTCGCCGACACGCGCCCGTTAAGCCAGATCCTGACCAGCGAGTTCATGGCCACGGAGATCGTCCGCAGCACGGTGGCCACGCTCGGCCTGATCGCCGCCGTACCGCTGACCACCGGCCTGGCCGTGCTGGTCACCACCGCCGGCCGGGGCAACGGGTCGGACGACGACCGGCCGGCGCCCCCGGCCGCCCGACCGCCGACCGAGCGGGACGCCGCCCTGGCGGCGCTCGGCGGGCGGCGCGACCCGGACGGGAGCACGGACGTCACATGGTGACACTCCGCAGCGTGACGGCCGACGCCAAACGCGATTCTGGTCACGCTGGGCAAGGGCGAAATCACGCGATTGGTCGGCTTCCGGGCGTAGATCACCGTGGGGGCTCTCGGGTAACCTCGCTGCCGGTCACCGCCGAAGGCGCGCACCGGCGCCTGCGGTGCCACCGCCCAATCGCCCGAGGGCGAGCCGGGGAACCAGGTACCTGGGGTGAATCCGCGCCTGCGGTAGGGGTCGCTTCCGTCCCGAACCCGGCAGCTAACCCGGTCGGCGGTCGAGGGAAGGGAACACTGTGACGGCACCCCTACGCCGCTGGTTGACACCCGTGGTGGCCGTACTCGCCGCGTTCGCCATCGTCGCCGGAGCGACCCCGGCCCTGGCC comes from Micromonospora viridifaciens and encodes:
- a CDS encoding YibE/F family protein; protein product: MGADHTRPTPSAPPRVRRILVAAVVPLFLVTVVAALALWPGGTSEPTGGADVPRYQGSVTRLVSEACPPTPETPEDGPGGPTGPCGTVTVTVEQGPDAGRQVEVPIPTGPGAPRVEVGDQVILVELTDPTDPAATGYQIAEHQRGTPLVWLAVLFSVVIVAFGRWRGLAALGGLVASFAILLGFVLPGIGAGQPPLLVAIVGSALIMFVVLYLTHGITAQTSVAVLGTLGSLVLTGLLGALAIAATHLTGFGDEDATTLSMFQRDVDLHGLLLAGIIIGSLGVLDDVTVTQAATVTELAYANPGLSRLQLYRAATRVGRAHIASTVNTIVLAYAGASLPLLLLLVADTRPLSQILTSEFMATEIVRSTVATLGLIAAVPLTTGLAVLVTTAGRGNGSDDDRPAPPAARPPTERDAALAALGGRRDPDGSTDVTW